A region from the Metarhizium brunneum chromosome 7, complete sequence genome encodes:
- the RTG2_1 gene encoding Retrograde regulation protein 2, which yields MAARCDSPDFSDFEQVDVPEIPQTPLLSSSHELSVSSSTGDGHPPWQGHRDKLVGLVDMGSNGIRFSITDLSDPLARILNPVIVYRSSISLYDAQFDPETGDQIPIPETTITAVCEVLQRFMVVCKDFDVPEEHIYLVATEATRLAKNSAQLLQSIKEATGKNVELIEKEMEGQIGALGIASGFLTMEGLVMDLGGGSTQITWIISRQGHIRTSTNGSVSFPYGAAALTKTLDDIRKGKDEKDADHAVEQLRKEMVSNFRDAYQRLQVPQAMVEEAQREGGFRIYLSGGGFRGWGYLLLYLNQSQGKHYPISIINGYTVGREQFEDTKSIEKAAKAARDIFRISDRRRSQVPAVAFLVNVLAEAIPLGIREAHFCQGGVREGYLFRQLAARIRREAPLEVITRNFAPGSRLQIQELIRGAIPKPSKDATRRFPPDFGGHVMEAFTNVMYVHMFMSKETASTAALYSTSSGILASTLGVSHQDRARLALMLQARYRGELPPREVEFRDALRGIISPEDVWWAQYLGRVGFVITCLYPSGKVDPANLKVLFSSSWSSTLGKKGTKEGLVLKISIRKVKHDPEKLKKLVTDNLKVIEKSGKKKNWAGKDQSWGMKVEVRVAEEQIL from the exons atggccgcgcgATGCGACAGCCCCGACTTCTCTGACTTTGAGCAAGTCGACGTTCCCGAGATTCCGCAAACCCCGCTGCTATCAAGCAGCCATGAACTTTCAGTCTCCTCCTCAACAGGAGATGGCCACCCGCCTTGGCAGGGCCATCGAGACAAACTGGTTGGCCTCGTTGACATGGGAAG CAACGGGATTCGATTTTCCATCACCGACCTCTCCGACCCATTGGCCCGAATACTCAATCCCGTCATAGTATACCGctcgtccatctccctcTACGACGCGCAGTTTGACCCCGAGACCGGGGACCAGATCCCCATACCCGAGACTACCATCACCGCCGTGTGCGAAGTCCTCCAACGCTTCATGGTGGTGTGCAAAGACTTTGACGTCCCCGAGGAGCACATCTACCTTGTGGCCACGGAAGCCACCCGCCTGGCCAAGAACTCGGCGCAGCTGCTCCAATCCATCAAAGAAGCCACCGGCAAGAATGTCGAGTTGATTGAAAAGGAAATGGAAGGCCAGATAGGCGCGCTGGGCATTGCAAGTGGCTTCCTGACCATGGAAGGACTCGTCATGGATCTCGGCGGAGGCAGCACCCAGATTACCTGGATCATCAGCCGGCAGGGCCACATCAGGACGAGCACAAACGGGAGTGTTAGCTTTCCATACGGAGCGGCAGCCCTCACCAAGACGCTCGACGACATCAGGAAGGGAAAGGATGAAAAGGACGCCGACCACGCGGTAGAGCAGCTGCGCAAAGAAATGGTGAGTAATTTCAGGGATGCGTACCAGCGGCTTCAGGTCCCTCAGGccatggtggaggaggcgcagAGAGAAGGCGGATTCCGCATCTATCTCTCTGGAGGTGGCTTCCGAGGATGGGGTTACCTACTTCTGTACCTCAACCAATCCCAAGGAAAACACTATCCCATATCAATCATCAACGGCTACACTGTGGGAAGAGAGCAGTTTGAAGACACAAAGTCGATAGAAAAGGCCGCCAAGGCGGCTCGTGATATATTTCGCATCTCGGATAGAAGACGCTCCCAGGTCCCCGCCGTCGCTTTTCTGGTCAATGTTCTTGCCGAGGCGATCCCTCTTGGGATCAGGGAAGCGCATTTCTGCCAGGGTGGTGTGCGGGAGGGATACCTGTTCAGACAACTTGCTGCGAGGATCCGAAGAGAGGCCCCTCTCGAGGTCATCACCAGGAATTTTGCACCGGGATCCAGGCTCCAGATCCAAGAGCTCATCAGGGGAGCCATCCCAAAGCCGTCCAAGGACGCTACCAGGAGATTCCCGCCAGACTTTGGCGGCCATGTCATGGAGGCCTTTACCAACGTCATGTACGTCCACATGTTCATGTCGAAAGAGACGGCTTCCACGGCGGCGCTTTACTCGACGAGCTCCGGGATCCTGGCATCTACGCTTGGCGTGTCTCACCAAGACCGTGCGCGGCTCGCTCTCATGCTGCAAGCTCGGTATCGCGGGGAACTGCCACCCCGCGAGGTGGAGTTCCGCGATGCCCTCCGGGGCATCATCAGCCCAGAGGATGTCTGGTGGGCTCAGTACCTGGGAAGGGTTGGCTTTGTTATAACCTGCTTGTATCCCTCGGGCAAGGTGGACCCGGCCAATTTGAAGGTtctcttctcctcgtcgtgGTCGTCGACCCTGGGGAAAAAGGGAACCAAGGAAGGCCTTGTGCTCAAGATTTCTATTCGAAAGGTCAAGCACGACCCggagaagttgaagaagctTGTGACGGATAACTTGAAAGTAATTGAAAAGtcagggaagaagaagaattggGCTGGCAAGGACCAGTCCTGGGGGATGAAAGTTGAAGTGAGGGTAGCTGAGGAACAAATACTGTAG
- the curA gene encoding NADPH-dependent curcumin reductase yields MKQDNLSVVLAERPTGAIIPGQTFHQKTTPLPSPADLQDGQILVETVYLSLDPAMRGWLNDVRSYLPPVKLGAVMRGATAARVLASKSKQAAPGDYVSAMSGWTEYAVLDEGQFEPASSFPGLNANEPQDMLSVLGLTGATAWWGMTQIGDPKPGELVVVSGAAGATGSVAGQIAKIKGATVVGICGSDAKCSWLVNELGFDVALNYKASDFRDQFKAATKSYIDVYFDNVGGDILDMCLARAKEHSRFVMCGGISQYNSANPVGPKNIARVITMRIRMQGFIVFDHRDRIPEIRRELSQWLAEGKLKKTETIVKGGLAVAEQALVDLYNGSNQGKLLVEVKSPSAPALKL; encoded by the exons ATGAAGCAAGACAATCTGTCCGTGGTCCTTGCCGAGCGGCCAACCGGTGCCATTATTCCCGGCCAGACTTTTCACCAAAAGACTACGCCTTTACCGTCGCCCGCCGATCTGCAAGATGGCCAAATTCTGGTCGAGACGGTCTATCTGTCCCTGGACCCCGCCATGCGCGGCTGGTTAAACG ACGTCCGTTCCTACCTCCCGCCCGTGAAGCTCGGCGCGGTCATGCGAGGAGCCACGGCAGCCCGCGTTCTCGCTTCCAAGAGCAAGCAGGCGGCCCCCGGGGACTACGTGAGCGCCATGTCCGGGTGGACGGAAtacgccgtcctcgacgaGGGCCAGTTTgagccggcgtcgtcgttcCCCGGCCTCAACGCCAACGAACCCCAGGACATGCTCTCTGTCCTGGGGCTCACCGGCGCGACCGCCTGGTGGGGAATGACGCAGATCGGCGACCCCAAGCccggcgagctcgtcgtcgtctccgGCGCCGCGGGCGCGACGGGCAGCGTTGCCGGCCAGAttgccaagatcaagggcGCAACCGTTGTCGGCATCTGCGGCTCCGACGCCAAGTGCAGCTGGCTTGTCAATGAGCTCGGGTTCGACGTTGCGCTCAACTACAAGGCGTCTGATTTCAGGGACCAGTTCAAGGCCGCCACCAAGAGCTACATTGACGTGTATTTCGACAATG TGGGCGGCGACATTCTCGACATGTGTCTGGCGCGGGCCAAGGAGCACTCGCGGTTTGTCATGTGCGGAGGAATCAGCCAGTACAACTCGGCCAACCCCGTCGGCCCCAAGAACATTGCCAGGGTGATTACCATGAGAATCAGGATGCAGGGCTTTATAGTGTTTGACCACCGGGACCGCATCCCCGAGATCCGGAGAGAGCTGTCGCAATGGCTGGCCGAGGGaaagttgaagaagacggagacAATCGTCAAGGGCGGACTGGCCGTCGCGGAGCAGGCCTTGGTGGACTTGTACAATGGTTCGAACCAGGGCAAGTTGCTGGTGGAAGTGAAGAGCCCGTCGGCACCTGCATTGAAGTTGTAA